From Chromohalobacter canadensis, one genomic window encodes:
- a CDS encoding TonB-dependent receptor has translation MQAFQRPRHKKLSLLPLVLVSALPATALAQTSTSSESQDANDHGLDPLVITATRNQSREDETPQKVTIITREQIEQQLAITQDPSQVLSNLIPSYSPSRQKLNNTGETFRGRSALFMIDGVPQSNPLRDGGRDSYTIDLSMVERIEVIYGASAEHGLGATGGIINYVTKRPEGAGVSQHVGVSLTSDDDFESEGFGHKLDYRLSGQTRDWDYMVAASRQKRGVFYDGNDEIVGMAYHGEIQNSESYDLMAKAAYWIDDDQNIELSLNHYDLDVGDDYVPVSGDRDKGVPTTAKKGNPANDPGYNRVTTARLAYSNRDWLGNELDAQLYTQRFRAQFGTTGLGSFPYQDDAGNTRYDHTRNESDKIGAKFTLSRDGLLDDRLKLTTGLDLLQDETQQVLVQTDRNYVPESRFRNYAVFLQGDYDLTQALSLHAGARQEHATLNVDDYSTVDRSTSVENDLVSVGGGNPSFDETLFNAGIVYQATDWAQLYANYSEGFGMPDVGRVLRGVSEPGQDADTLVDLSPIVTDNREIGARFDWDRYGLELSYYESNSDLGQRIEPDAQNNYRVKREKTEIQGYEITGDAQVNDAHNLRLSYTHTEGKSDTDGDGSVDTKLTGRDLAPDTLKFAWSAAWNEKLSSYLQYSYYRDRSFDDPELEFDGYGLIDASLAYRLPIGRASLGVENLADKDYFTYYSQSFPQGEALEDDLYFKGRGRTFTLSYQLDF, from the coding sequence ATGCAAGCCTTCCAACGACCACGCCATAAGAAACTCTCGCTACTCCCATTGGTGCTCGTCTCTGCTCTACCAGCCACGGCGCTGGCTCAAACCTCAACGAGCTCGGAATCGCAAGATGCCAACGACCATGGGCTGGACCCGCTGGTCATCACCGCCACCCGCAATCAAAGTCGCGAAGATGAGACCCCGCAGAAGGTCACTATCATTACCCGCGAGCAAATCGAGCAGCAACTGGCGATCACCCAGGACCCCAGTCAGGTACTCAGTAACTTGATCCCTTCCTACTCGCCCAGCCGCCAGAAGCTCAACAATACCGGCGAGACCTTCCGCGGTCGTTCGGCCCTTTTCATGATCGACGGCGTCCCTCAGTCCAATCCGCTGCGCGACGGGGGAAGAGATAGTTACACCATCGATCTTTCCATGGTCGAGCGTATCGAAGTCATATACGGCGCCAGCGCCGAGCACGGTCTGGGTGCGACCGGCGGTATCATCAACTACGTGACCAAGCGCCCCGAAGGCGCCGGGGTAAGCCAGCATGTCGGCGTCAGCTTGACCAGTGACGACGATTTCGAGTCGGAAGGTTTCGGCCACAAACTGGACTACCGTCTCAGCGGCCAGACCCGCGATTGGGACTACATGGTCGCCGCTAGCCGCCAAAAACGCGGTGTCTTCTACGATGGCAACGACGAGATCGTCGGCATGGCCTACCATGGCGAGATCCAGAACTCCGAAAGCTACGACCTGATGGCCAAGGCGGCCTACTGGATCGACGACGATCAGAACATCGAACTCTCCCTCAATCATTACGACCTCGACGTCGGCGACGATTACGTGCCGGTGTCCGGTGATCGCGATAAAGGCGTACCGACTACGGCCAAAAAAGGCAACCCCGCTAACGACCCAGGCTATAATAGGGTCACCACCGCCCGGCTGGCCTACTCGAACAGAGACTGGCTAGGCAACGAGCTGGATGCCCAACTCTACACCCAGCGTTTCCGCGCCCAGTTTGGTACCACTGGCCTCGGCTCCTTCCCTTACCAGGACGACGCGGGCAATACCCGCTACGATCACACACGCAACGAGTCCGACAAGATCGGTGCCAAGTTCACCCTGAGCCGCGACGGCCTGCTCGACGACCGCCTCAAGCTGACCACGGGTCTCGACCTGCTGCAGGACGAGACCCAACAGGTGCTGGTCCAGACCGACCGCAACTATGTGCCCGAGAGCCGGTTCCGCAACTATGCGGTCTTCCTGCAAGGGGACTACGACCTGACCCAAGCTCTGAGCCTGCATGCCGGGGCTCGCCAGGAGCATGCTACGCTAAACGTCGACGATTACTCGACGGTAGACCGTAGTACCAGTGTCGAAAACGACCTAGTCTCGGTAGGTGGCGGCAACCCCAGTTTCGACGAAACCTTGTTCAATGCCGGTATCGTCTATCAAGCCACCGACTGGGCCCAGCTCTACGCCAACTACTCCGAGGGATTTGGCATGCCCGACGTGGGCCGAGTGCTGCGCGGTGTCAGCGAGCCCGGCCAGGACGCCGACACCCTAGTCGACCTCTCCCCCATCGTCACCGACAATCGCGAGATCGGGGCGCGCTTCGACTGGGACCGCTACGGGCTCGAGCTGAGTTATTATGAGTCGAATTCCGACCTTGGCCAACGCATCGAACCCGATGCCCAGAACAACTACCGGGTCAAGCGAGAGAAGACCGAGATCCAGGGCTATGAGATCACCGGCGATGCCCAGGTGAATGACGCCCACAACCTGCGGCTTTCCTATACGCACACTGAGGGTAAATCGGATACCGACGGTGACGGCAGCGTGGATACCAAGCTGACGGGCCGAGACCTTGCCCCGGACACCCTCAAGTTCGCCTGGAGCGCGGCCTGGAACGAAAAGCTCTCATCCTACCTGCAGTACAGCTACTACCGTGACCGCAGCTTCGACGATCCCGAGCTCGAATTCGACGGCTACGGCCTGATCGACGCCTCCCTGGCCTACCGTCTTCCCATAGGCCGTGCCAGCCTGGGGGTGGAGAACCTCGCCGACAAGGACTACTTCACCTACTACTCACAATCGTTCCCCCAAGGGGAGGCTCTTGAAGACGACCTTTACTTCAAGGGCCGGGGACGTACTTTCACCCTGAGCTATCAGCTCGACTTCTAA
- a CDS encoding TonB-dependent siderophore receptor has product MSRSFSPSLPINVLSSPARCLAMATLLLGCPLAAQAQDNAAQSDTVVVTATALKVATPPMETPRAVSQVGRDELDKRAVNSYDETFRYRSGVQSAPYGSDNGVDWFNIRGFSGEDSTYQDGLRLFREGGYFWWVTEPFGLERVDLLKGPASILYGEAPPGGVVNAISKRPTDEKQGQFEIQGGNKDHRQVGIDTSGPVAGTDNMRYRMVGLFREGDGELDHTDNQRVYLAPSLAVDLSDDTTVTFLASYMKDHGTPSKGFRPVGGSLEGTEFGHIDRETNLGEPDYERQEREQISLGYELEHDIDDTWQFQQNLRYNSMDLLLRSLSPFTTLNTDGRTVGRYLTYRDGSYDSFTADNRLVGKWFTENTENTLLLGVDYQHFDVDYQNGDGTGDFAGFDVFDPEYGNYSPGTLQYHAEEKKEQIGVYIQDQLRLGERWILLGGVRHDSASVESYSDDPSAADYDETENQLSFSGGVMYLGDYGVSPYLSYSESFSPQVGRGPDGQAYEPSEGEQWEAGVKYTPDWLDGYMTAAVFDLKETNTLYTNDQFIQSQGGERHSQGFELEGVGYLTEQLQLTASYTYLDTTIEDPERGEFRAGLTPRHEASLWLDYGFEGGALQGLDVGAGARYVGESVNADPNSDDEVSSYTVYDAMASYEINSAWTAQVNVTNLTDKDYIRGCDSWCYYGESRSVIGSLNYRW; this is encoded by the coding sequence ATGTCCCGCTCCTTCTCCCCGTCGCTGCCGATCAACGTGCTGTCGTCCCCGGCACGCTGCCTGGCCATGGCAACATTACTGCTCGGCTGCCCGCTGGCGGCGCAGGCACAAGACAACGCCGCACAGAGCGATACGGTGGTCGTCACCGCGACGGCGTTGAAGGTTGCCACACCGCCCATGGAAACCCCGCGTGCCGTATCCCAGGTGGGGCGTGACGAACTCGACAAGCGCGCCGTCAATAGTTATGACGAGACCTTCCGCTATCGCAGTGGGGTGCAGTCAGCGCCTTATGGCAGCGACAACGGCGTCGATTGGTTCAACATCCGCGGTTTCAGTGGCGAAGATTCGACCTACCAGGATGGACTACGCCTTTTTCGTGAGGGTGGCTACTTCTGGTGGGTGACCGAGCCCTTCGGCCTGGAGCGCGTCGATCTGCTCAAGGGGCCGGCCTCGATTCTCTACGGCGAAGCGCCTCCCGGTGGTGTGGTTAACGCGATCAGCAAGCGGCCCACCGACGAAAAGCAGGGGCAGTTCGAGATCCAGGGAGGCAACAAGGATCATCGCCAGGTTGGGATCGACACCTCTGGCCCGGTTGCCGGCACCGACAACATGCGCTATCGCATGGTGGGGCTCTTCCGCGAGGGCGATGGCGAACTGGATCACACTGACAATCAGCGGGTATATCTGGCCCCGAGCCTAGCGGTGGATCTCTCTGACGATACCACCGTGACGTTCCTGGCCAGCTACATGAAGGACCACGGGACCCCCAGCAAGGGCTTTCGGCCGGTGGGTGGTTCGTTGGAAGGCACCGAATTCGGGCATATCGACCGCGAAACCAACCTGGGAGAGCCAGATTACGAGCGTCAGGAACGCGAGCAGATTTCCCTAGGCTACGAGCTCGAGCACGATATCGACGACACGTGGCAGTTCCAGCAGAATCTGCGCTACAACAGTATGGATCTGCTACTGCGCTCGCTCTCACCTTTTACCACGCTCAATACGGACGGCCGCACGGTGGGCCGTTACCTGACATATCGCGATGGTAGTTACGATTCTTTTACCGCGGATAATCGCCTGGTAGGTAAGTGGTTTACCGAGAATACCGAAAATACGCTATTGTTGGGGGTCGATTACCAGCACTTTGATGTCGATTATCAGAACGGTGATGGTACAGGGGATTTCGCAGGCTTCGATGTTTTCGATCCTGAGTACGGCAATTATTCGCCTGGCACCTTGCAGTATCATGCCGAAGAGAAAAAAGAGCAGATCGGCGTCTACATACAGGATCAGCTACGCCTGGGAGAGCGCTGGATCCTGCTGGGTGGCGTGCGCCACGACTCGGCTAGCGTGGAAAGCTACAGTGACGATCCCAGTGCAGCGGATTACGATGAAACCGAGAACCAGCTGTCGTTCAGCGGCGGCGTGATGTATCTCGGCGATTACGGAGTCTCGCCTTACCTCAGCTACAGCGAATCGTTCAGTCCGCAAGTCGGGCGCGGGCCGGATGGACAGGCCTACGAACCCAGCGAGGGCGAACAATGGGAAGCCGGGGTCAAGTACACGCCCGATTGGCTGGATGGTTACATGACCGCCGCCGTGTTCGATCTCAAGGAAACCAATACTTTATATACAAATGATCAGTTCATCCAATCGCAAGGCGGTGAACGTCATTCACAAGGTTTCGAACTAGAAGGTGTAGGATATCTGACCGAACAGCTACAGCTGACGGCTTCTTATACCTATCTGGATACGACTATCGAAGATCCCGAGCGTGGTGAGTTCCGCGCCGGTTTGACACCTCGTCACGAGGCCTCGCTATGGCTAGACTATGGCTTCGAGGGTGGCGCCCTGCAGGGGCTGGATGTCGGTGCCGGGGCGCGTTACGTGGGCGAGAGCGTCAACGCCGACCCCAATAGTGACGATGAAGTCTCTTCTTATACTGTGTACGACGCCATGGCCAGCTACGAGATCAACTCCGCGTGGACGGCACAGGTCAACGTCACCAACCTGACGGACAAGGATTATATTCGCGGGTGTGATTCTTGGTGCTACTACGGCGAGTCGCGTAGCGTGATCGGCAGCCTCAATTATCGCTGGTAA